GAAGGACGTCTACCTCGTCAACACCGGCGTCGTCGCGGCCGCGTGGGCCGCGCCGCTCGCCGCGCTCCCGCTCGCGTTCGCGCTCGGCGCGCGCGGCCTCCTCGCCGCCGACGCCCACGCGTTCGGCGCGCTCGCCGTCGTCTTCGCGTGGTTCTTCCTGCGGACGACCATCGCCGCGGAAGCCCGGAACGTCCGCGACGTCGAGGGCGACGCCGCCGAAGGCGTCCGCACGCTCCCCGTCGTCCGCGGCGTCCGCGCGACCCGCCGCCTCCTCTACGGCCTCGAAGCCCTCTCGCTCGCCGTCGTCGCCGCCGGCGCGTACTTCCGCCTCGTGCCGCCGGCCGCGTCGCTCGCCGTCCTCCCCGCCGTCGGCCTCTCCCTCCTCGTGACGCACCGCGTCGGCCGCAGCGACCGGGACGCCGCGTGGTGCACCTACCGCGACACGGCGTACCCGCTCACGCTCGTCGCGCTCGCCGCGCTCCTCGCCGTCCCCTGATTTCGGATGTCGGTGCGCGTTTCGAGGCGCACACTTTTGAGACGAGACCGCGAAGGGACGCGTTACGAAGC
This sequence is a window from Halocalculus aciditolerans. Protein-coding genes within it:
- a CDS encoding UbiA family prenyltransferase, with amino-acid sequence MATESLSGTARGVAAAAAGVPATVTASLPNRLTAAASRWSAALVHSSVFLGAVSVCKVATACLLLGVGPNLALAVGFLAPLGVYNLDKAADVEADAATYAGRAAFVRAAGPWFVALSAGALAAAVALGALGGVDALAVTLLPGVATALYTYPVLPGDGVDRLKDVYLVNTGVVAAAWAAPLAALPLAFALGARGLLAADAHAFGALAVVFAWFFLRTTIAAEARNVRDVEGDAAEGVRTLPVVRGVRATRRLLYGLEALSLAVVAAGAYFRLVPPAASLAVLPAVGLSLLVTHRVGRSDRDAAWCTYRDTAYPLTLVALAALLAVP